The Mesorhizobium sp. M1D.F.Ca.ET.043.01.1.1 genome contains a region encoding:
- a CDS encoding ABC transporter permease: MTFRFDKLGVVIAAIVAYAAFFAPFATFRANRIVPGQARSILEALPSALGALLLAVVIVGGIIALLRTPLMLRLAASVVALAALAIVIGTAGGFLTPAGNTFARVAPASGFWLLIFAFTLLLADVLTRLDLTPWGRVGALAVAALAVGALLFSGSWDTLSILKEYSSRSDSFWAEGSKHITLALGSLAAAVVVGLPLGILCHRVEPLRAGVLNVLNIIQTIPSIALFGLLIAPLGWVAAHVPGAAAAGIRGIGTAPAFVALFLYSLLPVVANTVVGLAGVPRAANDAARGMGMTDRQRLLDVEFPLAFPVILTGIRIVLVQNIGLATIAALIGGGGFGVFVFQGVGQTAMDLVLLGAVPTVALAFAAAIILDAVIEMTSTKRRADSE, from the coding sequence ATGACTTTCCGCTTCGACAAGCTTGGCGTGGTCATTGCCGCGATCGTCGCCTATGCCGCGTTCTTCGCCCCGTTCGCCACCTTCCGCGCCAACCGAATCGTGCCAGGACAGGCGCGGTCGATTCTTGAAGCGCTGCCGTCCGCGCTTGGGGCATTGTTGCTCGCTGTCGTCATTGTTGGCGGCATAATTGCCTTGCTGCGGACGCCGCTCATGCTACGACTTGCCGCAAGCGTGGTCGCGCTCGCCGCCCTTGCCATTGTGATCGGCACTGCCGGCGGCTTTCTCACGCCCGCCGGCAACACGTTCGCCCGCGTCGCGCCGGCTTCCGGCTTCTGGCTGCTGATCTTCGCCTTCACGCTGCTTCTGGCCGATGTGCTCACCAGGCTGGACCTGACGCCATGGGGGCGCGTCGGCGCTCTTGCCGTCGCCGCGCTCGCCGTCGGCGCGCTGCTCTTTTCGGGAAGCTGGGATACGTTGTCCATCCTCAAGGAATATTCCAGCCGCTCCGACAGCTTTTGGGCGGAGGGCTCCAAGCACATCACCTTGGCGCTGGGCTCGCTGGCGGCTGCGGTGGTGGTTGGGCTGCCGCTCGGCATCCTCTGCCACCGCGTCGAGCCGCTGCGGGCAGGGGTGCTGAATGTGCTCAACATCATACAGACCATTCCGTCGATCGCGCTGTTCGGCCTGCTGATCGCGCCGCTCGGCTGGGTGGCCGCGCATGTGCCGGGCGCGGCGGCGGCCGGCATCAGGGGCATCGGCACCGCGCCCGCCTTTGTCGCGCTGTTTCTATACTCGCTGCTGCCGGTTGTCGCGAACACCGTGGTCGGCCTTGCCGGTGTGCCGCGCGCCGCCAACGATGCCGCCCGCGGCATGGGCATGACCGACCGCCAGCGCCTGCTCGATGTCGAGTTCCCGCTCGCCTTTCCGGTGATCCTGACCGGCATCCGCATCGTTCTGGTGCAGAACATCGGGCTTGCCACCATTGCGGCGCTGATCGGCGGCGGCGGTTTTGGCGTCTTCGTCTTCCAGGGCGTCGGCCAGACGGCGATG